A region from the Aegilops tauschii subsp. strangulata cultivar AL8/78 chromosome 5, Aet v6.0, whole genome shotgun sequence genome encodes:
- the LOC109759669 gene encoding uncharacterized protein has translation MALHLHRLPLLLLLLVLSTASATHSPETASARTHHHHHRSPFGTATAHFHPVPAAAPSMHQNYLHADTQSLLSAVEVDPVLADAQATDAAEARPAPLLPPQAAAATPDLAEATPQPQEEGPEPTTPAAATTSTLLPLPATVATTASPPPHPAVSDAEQGLQQLARVLTSLGYNEMASEAPLLARAPPLARWPGAITVFAAPDAFLQASCPMCSRRHLLEQHIAMGYYPYSDLAAAATMKIPSASVGFCIKVATQRGPFGIHYARIYADGVEVSHPELYNDGRYVVHGLHGFLRPLTHSCFDGPHHHHLTGRSAAASAATATSVVRIMICDAMARLRDGGYGFMALAMRFMAMPVKFAELEKFANLTLFTLDDPAIFVGGGHDYVSAVRFHIVPNHRLTSADLHRLRPGTVLPTLAGEGQSLVVTHYATDSASSKSNDVCINYIPIKEPDVVVNSRIAVHGVYVPFPRLHLADLAASVAVASATDTCGAGGPFGNCASSASAITSPKRQVAHGE, from the exons ATGGCTCTCCATCTTCACCGCCTCCCCCTCCTACTCCTCCTCCTCGTGCTGTCCACCGCCTCCGCCACCCACTCGCCGGAGACCGCCTCCGCGcgcacccaccaccaccaccaccgctcGCCGTTCGGCACCGCCACCGCCCACTTCCACCCCGTCCCTGCCGCCGCGCCCTCCATGCACCAAAACTACCTCCACGCCGACACCCAGTCCCTCCTCTCGGCCGTCGAAGTCGACCCCGTCCTCGCCGACGCGCAGGCCACGGACGCGGCGGAGGCCCGTCCCGCTCCGCTCCTGCCACCCCAAGCGGCCGCGGCCACTCCGGATCTCGCGGAGGCGACGCCGCAGCCGCAGGAGGAGGGGCCCGAGCCGACGACGCCCGCTGCAGCGACGACCAGCACGCTTCTCCCGCTCCCTGCCACGGTGGCGACGACCGCGAGCCCGCCTCCGCATCCCGCCGTGTCCGACGCCGAGCAGGGGCTGCAGCAGCTCGCGAGGGTGCTCACCTCCCTCGGGTACAACGAGATGGCGTCGGAGGCGCCGCTCctcgcccgcgcgccgccgctcgcGAGGTGGCCCGGGGCCATCACCGTcttcgccgcccccgacgcctTCCTCCAGGCCTCCTGCCCCATGTGCTCGCGCCGCCACCTCCTCGAGCAGCACATCGCCATGGGCTACTACCCCTActccgacctcgccgccgccgccaccatgaAGATCCCCTCCGCCTCCGTCGGCTTCTGCATCAAGGTCGCCACCCAGCGGGGCCCCTTCGGCATCCACTACGCCAGGATCTACGCCGACGGCGTCGAGGTGTCCCACCCCGAGCTCT ACAACGACGGCCGCTACGTGGTCCACGGCCTCCACGGCTTCCTGCGCCCGCTCACGCACTCCTGCTTCGACGGcccgcaccaccaccacctcaCCGGCCGCTCCGCCGCAGCCTCCGCGGCCACCGCCACCTCCGTGGTGCGCATCATGATCTGCGACGCCATGGCGCGACTCCGCGACGGGGGCTACGGGTTCATGGCGCTGGCCATGCGC TTCATGGCCATGCCCGTCAAGTTCGCCGAGCTCGAGAAGTTCGCCAACCTGACCCTGTTCACGCTCGACGACCCGGCCATCTTCGTCGGCGGAGGCCACGACTACGTCTCGGCGGTGCGCTTCCACATCGTCCCCAACCACCGCCTCACGAGCGCCGACCTCCACCGCCTCCGCCCCGGCACGGTGCTCCCCACGCTGGCCGGCGAGGGCCAGAGCCTCGTCGTCACCCACTACGCCACCGACTCGGCCTCCTCCAAGTCCAACGACGTCTGCATCAACTACATACCCATCAAGGAGCCCGACGTGGTGGTCAACTCGCGCATCGCCGTCCACGGCGTCTACGTGCCGTTCCCCCGCCTCCACCTCGCCGACCTCGCCGCCTCGGTCGCCGTCGCGTCCGCCACCGACACCTGCGGCGCCGGGGGACCCTTCGGCAACTGCGCCTCCTCAGCGTCAGCCATCACCTCTCCCAAGAGGCAAGTAGCTCATGGCGAGTGA